Part of the Pseudodesulfovibrio mercurii genome is shown below.
TCTTTCAGGCCATGAAGAAGGACGGCACCCTGGACGAGCTGCTCCGCTTCGAGGCCAAGGTGGACAACCTGGCCATGATGTCCTTCGACATCTATTGCAAGAGTCGCGAAGAGGTGTTCCGGTTCCGCGTGGAGGAAGTGAAGCGCTCCCAGAGCAGTCTGCTCAGGAAGGCCGGATTGGTTGCGGACGTTACGGCCGAGAAATCGGCCGATTAGGGACGCGCCGGGTGAGGCGCACGGTGTGAAGCCGGGCGAAGCGTGAAAAGGGGGTGGGGGTTTCGGCCTTTCGGGCGGGAATCCGTCTTCACCATACAGCTTCGAAACATCTTCGCACCGGCCCCTCGGAGGCATCCCGAAAATGGCAGGCCGTCACGGTAAAACCGGCGGTCCAACCTTCAAGCGAGGTGACGGTAGATGAATGCTCTTTACTCACTTCTGTTCGTCTTTCTCCTGGTGTTGATCCCGTTGTTCGGGGTTGATGCGGCACACATGAGGACTTTCTTCGGTGTCTGCATCCCGACGACGGCGTTCATCATCTTCGTTCTCGGCTTTATTTATAAAGTCGTCACCTGGGGCCGGAGCGCCGTGCCGTTCCGCATCCCCACAACCGGCGGCCAGTTCCAATCCTTCGATCCCGAGCTGTTCAAGCAGAACAAGCTGGACTGTCCCCAGACCGGAGCCCAGACCTTCTTCCGCATGGTCCTGGAGATTTTCGCCTTCCGCTCCCTGTTCAGGAACACCTCCGTGTCCCTGTACGAAGGCAAGGACTACCCCGTGGTGGCCTACAAATCGAGCAAGTGGCTGTGGCTCTTCGCCATCACCTTCCACTACTCCTTTTTCATCATCGCCCTGCGGCACCTGCGCCTGTTCCTCGAACCGATCCCGTTCCTCCCGGTGGGCGCGCTCGAGTTCGTGGACGGCATCCTGCAAATCGGCGCTCCGGTCATGTACCTGAGCGACCTCGGCCTGGTGGCGGGCGTGCTCCTGCTCCTGAGCCGCAGGCTGATCCTCCCCAGGATCAACTACATCTCCTACGTCTCGGACTACTTCCCGCTGTTCCTGATCCTGTCCATCGCCCTGTCGGGCATCTACATGCGCTACTACGCCAAGGTCGATGTCATCGCGATCAAGGAGCTGACCATGGGATTGGTGACGTTCCACTACGTCGTCCCCGAGGCCATCACCGTGTCCTTCTTCATCCACGTCTTCCTGGTCAGCGTGCTCATGATCTACTTCCCGTTCAGCAAGCTCATGCACATGCCGGGCGTGTTCCTGTCCCCGACGAGAAACCTGCCGAACGACTCGCGCGCCAAGCACCACGTGAACCCCTGGAACGATCCGAACATCAAGGCCCATCCCTACGCGGAATACGAAGAGGAGTTCGGCGTGCCCATGGCCGAGGCCGGCCTGCCGCTGGACAATCCCGCAAACGGCGTCCCGCACGACGAGACCAAGGCCTAGGGTTCACCGCCCGGTGATACTTTCTTTATCCGAGGAGATAAGAATATGTCCGTCATTCCCAAAGCAGACGAGCTCTTCAAGAGCATAGATTACAATCCGCCGCTGACCGGCTGGATGGAAACCCCGGTGGACTTCTCGCCCGGCCATTGGTGCTACCCCGCCAAGCCCGAGAAGATCGCCTACATGGACAAGGAGCTGCCCGGCCTGTGGGGCGAGCCGCGCCAGTGGCTGCCCTCCGACGCCGACTGGAAGCTGCCCCCGAACTGGAAGGAGACCGTGGTCAACGGCTTCCGCGAGCGGCTCAAGAAGTTCCGCACCCTGCAGCTGTTCATGGACATCTGCGTGCGCTGCGGCGCCTGCGCCGACAAGTGCCACTACTTCATCGGCTCCGGCGATCCCAAGAACATGCCCGTGCTGCGCGCCGAACTGATGCGTTCGGTCTATCGCGGCGAGTTCACCCTGGCCGGCAAGATCATGAGCAAGTTCACCGGCTCGCGGGTCATGGAGGAGCACGTCCTGAAGGAGTGGTTCATCTACTTCTACCAGTGCACCCAGTGCCGCCGCTGCTCCCTGTTCTGCCCCTACGGCATCGACACCGCCGAGATGACCATGATGGCCAGGGAGCTCATGCACCTGGTCGGCCTGAACACCAACTGGATCATGGAGCCGGTCTCCAACTGCAACATCACCGGCAACCACCTCGGCATCCAGCCCCACGCCTTCAAGGACATCGTGGACTTCATGGTCGACGACATCGAGGAGGTCACCGGCCGGAGGGTCAAGGCGCCCCTGAACGAGAAGGGCCATGAGATCCTGTTCATCACCCCGTCGGGCGACGTGTTCGCCGACCCGGGCATCTACACCTTCATGGGCTACCTGCTCCTGTTCGACTACCTCGACCTGGACTACACCCTGTCCACCTACGCCTCCGAGGGCGGCAACTTCGGCTCGTTCACCAACAACGAGGTCATGAAGAAGCTCAACGCCAAGATGTACGCCGAGGCCGAACGCCTGGGCTGCAAATGGATCCTCGGCGGCGAGTGCGGCCACATGTGGCGCGTGGTGCACCAGTACATGGACACCATGAACGGCGACAACCAGTGGTCCGGCATGACCACCCCGAAGTCGCCCATCACCGGCACGGTCTTCAACAACGCCGCGGCCACCAAGATGCTGCACATCACCGAGTTCACGGCCGACCTGATCAAGCACAACAAGCTGAAGCTCGACCCGAGCCGCAACGATCACCTGCGCGTGACCTTCCACGACTCCTGCAACCCGGCCCGCGGCATGGGCCTGCTCGAGGAGCCGCGCTACGTGCTCAAGCACGTGTGCAACAACTTCTTCGAGATGCCCCCGGCGACCATCCGCGAGCAGACCTTCTGCTGTGCGGGCGGCTCCGGCCTGAACACCGACGAGATCATGGAAATCCGCCTGCGCGGCGGCCTGCCCCGCGGCAACGCCCTGCGCTACGTGCAGGAAAAGCACGGCGTCAACCTGATGGCCTGCATCTGCGCCATCGACCGGGCGACCCTGATCCCGCTGGCCGATTACTGGGCTCCCGGCGTGACCATCGCAGGCACCCACGAGCTGGTCGCCAACGCCCTGGTCCTCGAAGAGGGCGAGGTCCGC
Proteins encoded:
- the dsrK gene encoding sulfate reduction electron transfer complex DsrMKJOP subunit DsrK, whose amino-acid sequence is MSVIPKADELFKSIDYNPPLTGWMETPVDFSPGHWCYPAKPEKIAYMDKELPGLWGEPRQWLPSDADWKLPPNWKETVVNGFRERLKKFRTLQLFMDICVRCGACADKCHYFIGSGDPKNMPVLRAELMRSVYRGEFTLAGKIMSKFTGSRVMEEHVLKEWFIYFYQCTQCRRCSLFCPYGIDTAEMTMMARELMHLVGLNTNWIMEPVSNCNITGNHLGIQPHAFKDIVDFMVDDIEEVTGRRVKAPLNEKGHEILFITPSGDVFADPGIYTFMGYLLLFDYLDLDYTLSTYASEGGNFGSFTNNEVMKKLNAKMYAEAERLGCKWILGGECGHMWRVVHQYMDTMNGDNQWSGMTTPKSPITGTVFNNAAATKMLHITEFTADLIKHNKLKLDPSRNDHLRVTFHDSCNPARGMGLLEEPRYVLKHVCNNFFEMPPATIREQTFCCAGGSGLNTDEIMEIRLRGGLPRGNALRYVQEKHGVNLMACICAIDRATLIPLADYWAPGVTIAGTHELVANALVLEEGEVRTMDMRQEPLPGFEDEEDDWTPPTKEDA
- the dsrM gene encoding sulfate reduction electron transfer complex DsrMKJOP subunit DsrM: MNALYSLLFVFLLVLIPLFGVDAAHMRTFFGVCIPTTAFIIFVLGFIYKVVTWGRSAVPFRIPTTGGQFQSFDPELFKQNKLDCPQTGAQTFFRMVLEIFAFRSLFRNTSVSLYEGKDYPVVAYKSSKWLWLFAITFHYSFFIIALRHLRLFLEPIPFLPVGALEFVDGILQIGAPVMYLSDLGLVAGVLLLLSRRLILPRINYISYVSDYFPLFLILSIALSGIYMRYYAKVDVIAIKELTMGLVTFHYVVPEAITVSFFIHVFLVSVLMIYFPFSKLMHMPGVFLSPTRNLPNDSRAKHHVNPWNDPNIKAHPYAEYEEEFGVPMAEAGLPLDNPANGVPHDETKA